From Coffea arabica cultivar ET-39 chromosome 9c, Coffea Arabica ET-39 HiFi, whole genome shotgun sequence, one genomic window encodes:
- the LOC113708005 gene encoding monosaccharide-sensing protein 2: protein MSGAVLVAIGATIGNLLQGWDNATIAGAVLFIKRELKLESDPTVEGLIVAMSLIGAVLVTTFAGGVADWLGRRPMLIVSSVLYFVSGLVMFWSPNVYVLLLGRLLDGFGVGLAVTLVPIYISETSPPEIRGLLNTLPQFCGSLGMFLSYCMVFGMSLTSSPSWRLMLGVLSIPSIAYFAVAVLYLPESPRWLVSKGRMIEAKQVLQRLRGREDVAGEMALLVEGLGIGSETHIEEYIIAPADELAEDQEPSADKERIRLYGPEEGKSWVAQPVTGQSVLTPVSRQGSLINQNVPLMDPLVSLFGSIHEKLPDTGSKGSMFFPHLGSMFSVAGNQPRNEEWDVESLGREGEDYASDAAGVESDDNLQSPLISRQTTSIEKDMAGPPLHGSILSMRQGAAIRGANGETSGSTGIGGGWQLAWKWIEREGQDGKKEGGFKRIYLHEGGVSASRRGSVVSVHGDDVPAGGEFIQAAALVSHPALYSKELLDQHPVGPAMIHPSEAAAKGPSWKDLLEPGVKHALVVGIGIELLQQLSGINGVLYYTPQILEEAGVGVLLSNIGISSASASLLISAITTLLMLPSIAIAMRLVDIAGRRSLLLWTIPVLLMTLVILVIGSVVNMGKVGNAAVSTVCVVLYFCFFVMGFGPVPNILCSEIFPTRVRGVCIALCCLTYWIGDIIVTYTLPVMLSSMGLGGVFGTYAVVCIISWFFAFLKVPETKGMPLEVISEFFSVGARQAVAIAKNN from the exons GGGCTGTACTATTCATAAAGAGGGAGCTCAAATTGGAGTCAGATCCTACTGTAGAAGGTTTAATCGTGGCCATGTCGCTTATTGGTGCCGTATTGGTTACTACGTTCGCTGGCGGTGTTGCTGATTGGCTTGGTCGTCGTCCTATGCTTATAGTCTCGTCTGTCCTTTATTTTGTGAGTGGTCTTGTGATGTTCTGGTCCCCTAATGTGTATGTCCTGCTTTTGGGAAGGCTGCTTGATGGGTTTGGAGTTGGCTTGGCTGTCACTTTAGTTCCTATCTACATATCTGAGACATCGCCTCCAGAAATTAGAGGTTTACTGAACACTTTGCCTCAGTTTTGTGGTTCTCTTGGAATGTTTTTGTCATACTGCATGGTGTTTGGAATGTCATTGACGAGCTCGCCAAGCTGGAGATTAATGCTTGGTGTTCTTTCGATTCCTTCGATTGCTTATTTTGCTGTAGCAGTGCTTTATTTGCCTGAGTCTCCTAGATGGCTTGTTAGTAAAGGGCGGATGATTGAGGCCAAGCAGGTTTTGCAGAGGCTCCGTGGCAGGGAAGATGTAGCTG GTGAGATGGCATTGTTAGTTGAAGGCCTTGGCATCGGCAGTGAAACACATATTGAGGAGTACATAATTGCCCCTGCTGATGAACTTGCTGAAGATCAGGAGCCGAGTGCAGACAAAGAGCGCATAAGGTTGTATGGTCCTGAAGAAGGAAAGTCCTGGGTTGCTCAACCTGTTACTGGGCAAAGTGTACTTACTCCGGTATCTCGACAAGGAAGCTTAATAAACCAGAATGTTCCCCTTATGGATCCTCTAGTTAGCCTCTTTGGAAGCATTCATGAAAAGCTTCCAGATACTGGGAGCAAAGGAAGCATGTTTTTTCCACACTTAGGCAGCATGTTTAGTGTAGCAGGAAATCAACCTAGAAATGAAGAATGGGATGTAGAGAGTCTTGGCAGAGAGGGAGAGGATTATGCATCTGATGCTGCTGGAGTTGAATCTGATGACAATTTACAAAGCCCACTAATATCACGTCAGACAACCAGCATAGAAAAAGACATGGCTGGACCTCCTTTACATGGAAGTATTTTGAGCATGAGGCAGGGTGCTGCTATTCGAGGGGCCAATGGGGAAACATCTGGTAGTACAGGCATTGGTGGCGGGTGGCAGCTTGCATGGAAGTGGATAGAGAGGGAAGGTCAAGatggaaagaaagaaggagGGTTTAAGAGAATTTATTTGCATGAGGGTGGTGTTTCTGCATCCCGCAGAGGTTCTGTGGTCTCAGTTCATGGTGATGATGTGCCTGCAGGTGGCGAATTCATACAAGCTGCTGCTTTAGTGAGTCATCCAGCTCTATATTCAAAGGAGTTATTGGATCAGCATCCTGTTGGACCAGCAATGATTCATCCATCTGAAGCTGCTGCAAAAGGGCCAAGTTGGAAGGACCTACTTGAGCCTGGAGTTAAGCATGCATTGGTCGTTGGAATTGGAATTGAATTGCTTCAGCAG CTCTCAGGTATAAATGGTGTGCTGTACTACACTCCCCAGATTCTTGAGGAGGCAGGCGTAGGAGTTCTTCTGTCAAATATTGGCATCAGTTCAGCATCTGCATCTTTGCTTATCAGTGCTATTACTACTTTGTTGATGTTGCCGTCCATAGCTATTGCCATGAGGCTTGTGGATATAGCTGGCAGAAG GAGTTTATTGCTCTGGACCATCCCTGTGCTTCTCATGACACTGGTGATTTTAGTGATCGGAAGCGTAGTTAACATGGGCAAGGTTGGAAATGCAGCCGTTTCGACAGTTTGTGTGGTGCTCTACTTCTGCTTTTTTGTCATGGGATTCGGTCCGGTTCCGAACATACTTTGTTCAGAGATATTTCCGACGCGGGTACGCGGGGTCTGCATCGCTCTATGTTGCCTCACATATTGGATCGGAGACATCATCGTAACGTATACGCTGCCTGTGATGCTGTCTTCAATGGGACTGGGTGGTGTTTTTGGGACATATGCAGTGGTGTGCATCATTTCCTGGTTCTTTGCGTTCTTGAAGGTTCCAGAAACTAAGGGCATGCCTCTGGAGGTGATCAGTGAGTTCTTTTCTGTGGGTGCAAGGCAGGCCGTTGCTATTGCCAAAAACAACTGA